In a genomic window of Variovorax paradoxus:
- a CDS encoding GTP cyclohydrolase II gives MSVDSTAIPSSSASPVPPAAPVPPVPSASALPVQTVVPTPSGHIRLTSHSGGFGALPIRWGAATATERGPIVGTTTRRAHRNVIGTHSGSYSVYRALAVAAGALKREHKADLTNTAPTDIIGPYPQWGEPGRIVSLDPWGALVADAFKNELAAGYDIRPTIAITKAHVILPEVIEALQSGRLKADGHFLTAGGAAMVTKAAIEPVWYLPEVARRFGCSETDLRRVLFEETGGMYPELVTRSDLEVFLPPIGGQTLYIFGNPRDLANPDVELTARIHDECNGSDVFGSDICTCRPYLTHAIEECIQGAQRGGVGLIAYSRKEGRALGEVTKFLVYNARKRQVGGDTADQYFARTECVAGVQDMRFQELMPDVFHWLGIKKIHRLVSMSNMKFDAIVGSGIEIGERVNIPDELIPADARVEMDAKMAAGYFTPGPVPDAEELKKAKGRGLNE, from the coding sequence ATGTCCGTCGACAGCACTGCGATCCCTTCGTCCTCCGCCTCCCCCGTTCCTCCCGCCGCGCCGGTGCCACCGGTTCCCTCGGCCTCCGCGCTCCCGGTCCAGACCGTCGTCCCCACGCCCAGCGGCCACATCCGGCTGACCTCGCACAGCGGCGGTTTCGGCGCGCTGCCGATCCGCTGGGGCGCGGCCACCGCCACCGAGCGCGGGCCGATCGTCGGCACCACCACCAGGCGCGCGCACCGCAACGTCATCGGCACCCACAGCGGCTCGTACAGCGTGTATCGCGCGCTCGCGGTGGCCGCGGGCGCGCTCAAGCGCGAGCACAAGGCCGACCTCACGAACACCGCGCCCACCGACATCATCGGCCCCTATCCGCAGTGGGGCGAGCCCGGACGCATCGTCTCGCTCGACCCCTGGGGCGCGCTGGTGGCCGATGCCTTCAAGAACGAACTCGCGGCCGGCTACGACATCCGCCCGACCATCGCCATCACCAAGGCGCACGTGATCCTGCCCGAGGTGATCGAGGCGCTGCAAAGCGGCCGCCTCAAGGCCGACGGCCACTTCCTCACGGCCGGCGGCGCCGCGATGGTGACCAAGGCCGCGATCGAGCCCGTCTGGTACCTGCCCGAGGTGGCGCGGCGCTTCGGCTGCTCCGAGACCGACCTGCGCCGCGTGCTGTTCGAGGAAACCGGCGGCATGTACCCCGAGCTGGTCACGCGCTCCGACCTCGAGGTGTTCCTGCCGCCCATCGGCGGGCAGACGCTCTACATCTTCGGCAACCCGCGCGACCTCGCCAATCCGGATGTCGAGCTCACGGCGCGCATCCACGACGAGTGCAACGGCTCCGACGTGTTCGGCTCCGACATCTGCACCTGCCGGCCCTACCTCACGCACGCCATCGAGGAGTGCATCCAGGGCGCGCAGCGCGGCGGCGTCGGCCTCATCGCCTACTCGCGCAAGGAAGGCCGCGCGCTCGGCGAGGTCACCAAGTTCCTGGTCTACAACGCGCGCAAGCGCCAGGTCGGCGGCGACACCGCCGACCAGTACTTCGCGCGCACCGAATGCGTGGCCGGCGTGCAGGACATGCGCTTCCAGGAGCTGATGCCCGACGTCTTCCACTGGCTGGGCATCAAGAAGATCCATCGGCTGGTGTCGATGAGCAACATGAAGTTCGACGCCATCGTCGGCTCGGGCATCGAGATCGGCGAACGCGTGAACATTCCCGACGAACTGATCCCCGCCGATGCGCGCGTCGAGATGGACGCCAAGATGGCCGCCGGCTATTTCACGCCGGGCCCGGTGCCGGACGCGGAGGAACTCAAGAAGGCCAAGGGCCGGGGACTGAACGAATGA
- a CDS encoding sigma-70 family RNA polymerase sigma factor, with the protein MARNNEGSRMQTSDAEAALRSLFLRGLDGDAKAYRDFLQRLSAHLRAFLGRRLFGWPDDVEDLVQECLLAMHNQRHTYQSDQPLTAWVHAIARYKMIDLLRAKSSREALQDPIDDEQGLFAASDIEASDARRDLGGLLETLPERQRLPIVHVKIEGLSVAETASLTGMSESAVKVGIHRGLKALAARFGSAA; encoded by the coding sequence ATGGCACGAAACAACGAAGGCAGCAGGATGCAAACGAGCGACGCCGAGGCGGCGCTGCGCAGCCTCTTCCTTCGCGGCCTCGACGGCGACGCGAAGGCGTACCGCGACTTCCTGCAGCGACTCAGCGCGCACCTGCGCGCTTTCCTGGGCCGGCGGCTGTTCGGCTGGCCCGATGATGTGGAAGACCTCGTCCAGGAATGCCTGCTCGCCATGCACAACCAGCGCCATACCTACCAGAGCGACCAGCCGCTGACGGCCTGGGTGCATGCGATCGCGCGCTACAAGATGATCGACCTGCTGCGCGCCAAGTCCTCGCGCGAGGCGCTGCAGGACCCGATCGACGATGAACAGGGCCTGTTCGCGGCCTCCGACATCGAGGCCAGCGACGCGCGCCGCGATCTCGGCGGCCTGCTCGAGACCCTGCCCGAGCGCCAGCGCCTGCCGATCGTGCACGTGAAGATCGAGGGCCTGTCGGTGGCCGAGACCGCCAGCCTCACGGGCATGTCCGAGTCGGCGGTCAAGGTGGGCATCCACCGCGGGCTCAAGGCATTGGCCGCGCGCTTCGGGAGCGCCGCATGA